From the genome of Ciona intestinalis unplaced genomic scaffold, KH HT000067.1, whole genome shotgun sequence, one region includes:
- the LOC100186802 gene encoding tetratricopeptide repeat protein 1-like, translated as MDGDEEIYYDCSNITPDETSCDLDGKFHSVHHSLYNESTGANEKGATKEFKPSRLMEHKEENAKIEELLSKEQLKSKSISFKVKGNEKYKWKQYSEAKNLYTEGLNICPISYNKERAVLYANRGACHINLGEKVEAIEDCSKAINLNSDYIRAWLRRAQLYEQTENLDAALEDYEVVLKKDPSLHQARDAVFRLTEEINQRNEKLKQEMLGKLKDIGNLMLRPFGMSTDNFLVQQNETGSYNIEFSQNAPRD; from the coding sequence ATGGATGGAGATGAAGAGATATATTACGATTGTTCAAATATAACACCAGATGAGACAAGCTGTGATTTAGATGGCAAGTTCCATTCTGTTCATCACTCACTTTATAATGAGTCTACAGGGGCCAATGAAAAGGGGGCAACAAAAGAATTTAAGCCTTCAAGATTAATGGAGCATAAAgaagaaaatgcaaaaatagAAGAACTGCTTTCTAAAGAACAATTGAAAAGTAAAtcaatttcttttaaagttaaaggtAATGAGAAATACAAGTGGAAACAATATTCTGAAGCAAAGAATCTGTATACTGAAGGATTAAACATTTGTCCTATAAGTTATAATAAAGAGCGAGCGGTCTTGTATGCAAACCGCGGTGCATGTCACATAAATCTTGGAGAAaaagttgaagcaattgaAGATTGTTCAAAAGCCATTAATTTAAACTCTGATTATATTCGCGCTTGGTTACGCAGAGCTCAACTGTATGAGCAAACTGAAAATCTTGACGCAGCATTAGAAGATTATGAAGTGGTATTAAAAAAGGATCCATCTTTACATCAAGCTAGAGATGCTGTGTTTCGGCTTACAGAAGAAATAAATCAACGCaatgaaaaacttaaacaagAAATGCTTGGAAAGTTGAAAGATATTGGTAACCTAATGCTACGACCTTTTGGAATGTCGACAGACAATTTTCTAGTTCAACAAAATGAAACTGGTTCTTACAACATAGAATTTTCACAAAATGCACCTAGAGATTAG